GAAAGTGTCCATCTCATGCTGCAAAGTGATGCATCAAACAAATCTAGGCCCAAAAATAACCTTGTAACAAGGATATGTTCACAAGGAAGTGACATTGATCTGTTAAATATACAGGAACATTTTTTGTCATTCAATGCAATTTTTCCATAAGAATCCTCATAATACAGAATTCCAGTGTCTTCTTCTGTACTAATTTGcattttttgacactttttgatatttatcaaaacaaattttgCAGCATAATCTGTCAAATAGGTGATGTACTTTTTCTCAGGGGAGTCGTCTTCAAACTGACAAACACGTGCTTTTTGCAGTTCAACTGCTCCTGCAAGGTCCCTTTCATTTCTTAATGTTCTAATGAGAGGTCGAAACTTGTCAAAAAAGTCATCTAGGGTTGCATTGGTACACACAACAGATTTTAACTTCTGGTTAAAGCTTTCTAGTCTGTTATTGGTAGCATTTAAAAAGGTTCCTTCATCTAATTGCATACCTGACACCCATTCTTTTCTAATTCCATGCCAGTTGCTTTTAATGTATCCAATGACTGCTGAAGGACACACCTCTTCTATTTCCTTGTACACCTCCTGATAGTCGTCCTCAGTTCTACTGTAAACAAGTTTCTGGATTAGTTCTAGTGTAGCATTTCTTTGTGAAGAAGTTATTCCCATCTTTTCTACTGTTATTTCACGTCGAAATATTTTCAGTACATGAAATCTACAAATTAGTAGAGAACTATGAGGAAAAACTGATCTGAATGTCTCTCTTTCAATAAAGTCTTTATCAGccattatcattttcattttctgataTGATGGATTAAATTTTTTGAATAGGTTCCCCATGTGATCAACAAGCTGTTGTTCTTCAGCTGCTAAGAAACAAAGTCCAGCAATTTCTGACTGTCCCATACTGTCTTCAACAAGAAAGACATATAAAGGCATTCTTAGATTATTCACCTTAAATGTAGAATCAATGAAGAGAATTTCTGGGTAATTTTCAAAGTTTTGCAGCATTTCCTTGTCCTGGTAAAACAAACCTTGCAAAACATTATCCTCTGATGCAAACAATTCAACTATTgttcctgaaataaaaatataactagATATAAAACAGTGATATTATGCTGGTATTAAACTGTATATTGACgaaataaataaaactgaaaaattgGCAGAGTCATCATACATGTATACTGGTACTGTTTCATGTTGTCTTCCTTGATAAGCAAAAAGGTAACAGACATTATCAATCAGTTAACTATGAAAATTAGGctaaaatttagattttgaaaaataaaatgggTCATGATAATTCAATTAATGTCACTTTTAAATAGTTACCATGGTCAATGAGGAGTTTCTTTACCAAGCTAGCAACATCATGACATTTTGATCTGTTTTTGATAACTGTTTGCAAATTGGTAATATCTTTGAGTGATACTTTTTTCCCAGTCTTCTGTTCAAGATGGTCTCTCAACAGCTTCTTGTTTACTTTGAGAGAGATCAAGGACTCTGCCTCCTTAGTCATTTCCTTTGGAAGTCTTCTTTCTCTTGGCAGTTGTTTAAACAGAGcctgaaataaataaaaccacACCATGTATTTTTACCACCACATTTTCAAACTATTTCTGCATCATACATTGAATGCTATGAGTAAAATCTTATGTTGAACTACTTTAGTGaacttaaatatatttctttttttcttcgttcattcttttcttgttttcttaCACCCCTatcccaggtaaggggagggttggtatcttgctaacatatttaaccccataACATTCAGTAGGTgtgtgcctgtcccgagtcaggagcttgtaatgcAGTTGTTGTTGTTCGTTTATgtgtaatatattatttttttcattcatttttttttttacataaattaggccgtcagATTTtactcctttgaattgttttacattgtcattttggggccttttatagctgactatgcagtatgaactTCCTCATTGAAgtccatacagtgacctatagttgttaatttctgtatcatttggtcttttgtggagagttatctcatttgcaatcataccacatctttttagaTATAAACCTAGTCATTTAAGATTGGCATGTACATTATTAGTTCATCAAAAGAAAGTGGATTAACATTAGACTGTAAACAATTGTAACATTTACATGTTTACCTCAGAAGTGTCATGATTATGTCCATTGTTAATAGACTTCAATTCTAGGTAGTGTCCATCACTTGACAACAGGAAACTGATGCTGGATGAGCAATGCTGCCTAAATGTCCTGAAATGATAAGCAGCAAAGGATTAGAAATGATCATGgaaaatattcatttgaaattaaacaatGCATGCAGATCATagtcggatccagccattttaaaagggggtccaaacccagagtaaaaagggggggtcctCCAACTATATtatcccattcaaatgcattgatcgtaaaaaaaggggggttccaacccccctggatctgccaatgcAGATGAGAAGCCCCGCGACACTGTGAATAATTTTTTGCACAGAACCATGCACATtcatgaggggggataggaggggtcctgatcccgaaatcccgggcttaaaagcACTAAATCCAAAGGTTCCgaaattaaataaagtaaatcctgagATCCCGAAATCCGAAATAAAGAATTCCAGGATCATGAAAGGGTCAATCTCGAAATGCCAAGCCGATcccggagtcctgataaaggtcctaccacccccccccccctcattcatatttcatatttgtaaTTCTGTATCTGAATGTATTTTTTACATACAGATGTACACGAAATGAAGAAGTTCATACATTTATAAAGTTCCATAGACTTAATTCTCATATTAAAATGTGCAATACCAAACGTTCCAGCGGGAAAGTTTGAGCACCCCATCCCCCTTTCCTTCTTTTCGTTTGGTATAAAACATGCTTAGTAACATAAAAGTATGCAAAACCATTATGAAAGCTCCATAAAGGGATCGTTTCCTGGGTCCCCTCCTAAATATGCTTTTCCATCTCTCAGAATATGTAAACAACATTATTTTGCTGGCGGATATCGTTAGTTTCTTAAAATCTTTGATCAACTACGGATGCAAACACGTCCTGTTCCGTAAATTTATTTTTGGGGTATTATATGTATGCTTATTTAAGACAAATTTCGAACTATATTcaggcttgttttttttttgggggggggggagaaaggggggggggtaaaataagatgaaaatataaaaataaaaattggtgGGTCTCATTTAccaagaaaagtttttttttaaatccgatAGCGTTAGATCTTGGTTTTAATAAAAAGTAGGAATTTAAAACCATTAACAATTCTTAAAAAAACCCACTTTAATTACCTTTGATTTGGTCTTTTTCCCGAGGAACAATTTTTATGCGTTTTGCCTCCTTGTATACATGCAAAGGTAATAGAGTAAAACAGCAATTCTGGCTTAATATTCCGTTTTATTCCTCTTTTTCGTGCAGCTGCTATAGTTCTTGAGTCTCTCCGATAAAAATTAGTATTGGTAGCAATTTCGTATTCCCTTATTTTCTTCAAAACATCTTCAAAATCATAAAATCGGTCTCCATTTCTTAAAACATCCATCGCGTACGCGCGTTTGCAATCCGATACTTCATCCGGGGACTTCATCGCCGCATGATACTGCTGCTGATATCAAACCTTCGCGCACGCGCATATTTGATTGCCGGACgaatagacatttttgactatttgtccggctagccggacgaatagacacTCCGAAAATTATAACACTAATTTTACGCAAAAACGTAATGTCCATACTCTCATACTTAATATTGCCATCGGGATCCAGTCTATATTTAGGGGTTTTAGATCTCGAGACACATTTCGGGGTTTTATATCTCGAGACATGTTTCGGGGTTTGGGATCTC
This genomic window from Mytilus galloprovincialis chromosome 9, xbMytGall1.hap1.1, whole genome shotgun sequence contains:
- the LOC143045875 gene encoding zinc finger SWIM domain-containing protein 3-like — protein: MDVLRNGDRFYDFEDVLKKIREYEIATNTNFYRRDSRTIAAARKRGIKRNIKPELLFYSITFACIQGGKTHKNCSSGKRPNQRTFRQHCSSSISFLLSSDGHYLELKSINNGHNHDTSEALFKQLPRERRLPKEMTKEAESLISLKVNKKLLRDHLEQKTGKKVSLKDITNLQTVIKNRSKCHDVASLVKKLLIDHGTIVELFASEDNVLQGLFYQDKEMLQNFENYPEILFIDSTFKVNNLRMPLYVFLVEDSMGQSEIAGLCFLAAEEQQLVDHMGNLFKKFNPSYQKMKMIMADKDFIERETFRSVFPHSSLLICRFHVLKIFRREITVEKMGITSSQRNATLELIQKLVYSRTEDDYQEVYKEIEEVCPSAVIGYIKSNWHGIRKEWVSGMQLDEGTFLNATNNRLESFNQKLKSVVCTNATLDDFFDKFRPLIRTLRNERDLAGAVELQKARVCQFEDDSPEKKYITYLTDYAAKFVLINIKKCQKMQISTEEDTGILYYEDSYGKIALNDKKCSCIFNRSMSLPCEHILVTRLFLGLDLFDASLCSMRWTLSYYRQKMRLLSTDKSVEGHVICSTVKEKNGPLSEHQKYRKASVITNQLASLCAEVSMVEYKKRIEQLNQLLTSWRSIGNSIISDISISEDILHVLSGCDQPGFANRTADNSTAYSSTAYSSTADSSTPISGNDMHEQDNHEADPIYSRKDGQYAGKSTNSTTVILQQQADPICLPSTSRINNEGDLDAPDATVIQDFLFKIADKAAVIRAERGSSKIDEDEVQVIWQDLLPYAESILNLTTQVHAKQYFTYEGWLTVESTIRILEGRKHSLQSNFNFIF